A single Klebsiella variicola DNA region contains:
- a CDS encoding cupin domain-containing protein: MAYQLNINWPEFLEKYWQKQPVVLKNAFPDFVDPITPDELAGLAMEPEVDSRLVSLTNGKWQASNGPFEHFDGLGETGWSLLAQAVNHWHMPAAELVRPFRVLPDWRLDDLMISFSVPGGGVGPHIDQYDVFIIQGMGSRRWRVGDKLPMRQFCPHPALLHVDPFPPIIDEDLQPGDILYIPPGFPHDGVTHETALNYSVGFRGPNGRDLISSFADYVLENDLGGEHYSDPDLTCREHPGRVEEYELERLRTMMIDMIRQPEDFKQWFGSFVTTPRHELDIAPAEPPYEEEEVVDALLGGEKLSRLSGLRVLHIGDSFFVHSEQLDTTDAEALDALCRYTSLGQEELGSGLQNPAFVSELTRLINQGYWYFEE, encoded by the coding sequence ATGGCTTATCAACTCAACATTAACTGGCCCGAGTTTTTAGAGAAGTACTGGCAAAAACAGCCGGTGGTATTAAAAAACGCGTTTCCGGACTTCGTCGACCCGATTACTCCGGACGAGCTGGCCGGATTAGCCATGGAGCCGGAAGTCGACAGCCGGCTGGTCAGCCTGACCAATGGCAAATGGCAGGCCAGCAATGGTCCTTTTGAACATTTCGACGGGCTGGGCGAAACCGGCTGGTCGCTGCTGGCCCAGGCGGTAAACCACTGGCATATGCCCGCCGCCGAGCTGGTGCGCCCGTTCCGCGTACTGCCGGACTGGCGTCTGGACGACCTGATGATCTCCTTCTCCGTCCCCGGCGGCGGCGTCGGCCCGCATATCGATCAGTATGACGTCTTTATTATTCAGGGCATGGGCAGCCGCCGCTGGCGCGTGGGCGATAAGCTGCCGATGCGTCAGTTCTGCCCGCATCCGGCACTGCTGCACGTCGATCCGTTCCCGCCGATCATTGATGAAGATCTGCAGCCGGGCGATATCCTCTATATTCCACCAGGATTCCCGCACGATGGCGTGACCCACGAAACCGCACTGAACTACTCCGTCGGCTTCCGCGGGCCAAACGGTCGCGACCTGATCAGCAGCTTCGCCGACTATGTGCTGGAGAACGATCTTGGCGGTGAGCACTACAGCGATCCGGACCTCACCTGCCGCGAGCATCCGGGCCGGGTTGAGGAGTATGAACTCGAACGTCTGCGCACCATGATGATCGACATGATTCGCCAGCCGGAAGACTTCAAGCAGTGGTTCGGCAGTTTCGTGACCACCCCGCGTCACGAGCTGGATATTGCGCCGGCGGAACCACCGTATGAAGAAGAGGAAGTGGTCGATGCGCTGCTGGGCGGCGAAAAGCTTTCTCGTCTGAGCGGCCTGCGCGTTCTGCATATCGGCGACAGCTTCTTCGTGCATAGCGAACAGCTGGACACCACCGATGCCGAAGCGCTGGATGCGCTGTGCCGCTATACCTCATTAGGTCAGGAAGAGCTCGGCAGCGGCCTGCAGAATCCGGCGTTCGTGAGCGAACTGACGCGGCTGATTAATCAGGGCTACTGGTACTTCGAAGAGTAA
- a CDS encoding Cu(+)/Ag(+) sensor histidine kinase, whose protein sequence is MAAKRPFSLATRLTFFISLATIIAFFAFTWIMIHSVKAHFEERDVHDLRQLSTTLETVLNHADYPQARRLEIVRNIIAGYANVFICLDDGQGNILFQSPDGPDLSHMLSTPGLAMQLRDGNVISWTDPQPRKMVHDNHPMETRAWRLIMLPLGKQADGKPAYHLLMALSIDFHLHYINELKAKLISAATIISLLIIAIVLFVVYQGHKPIRQISRQIQNITSRDLDVRLDPQAVPIELERLALSFNHMLERIEDVFTRQSNFSADIAHEIRTPITNLVTQTEIALSQSRSQQELEEVLYSNLEEFSRMSRMVSDMLFLAQADNNQLIPEQQALDLADEVHKVFEFFEAWAEEKAVALRFVGSHCRVTGDPLMLRRAISNLLSNAIRYTPAGQAVTIQLSESAETIRLVVENPGTPIAAEHLPRLFDRFYRVDPSRQRKGEGSGIGLAIVKSIVSAHHGSVAVQSDRRSTRFIVVLPK, encoded by the coding sequence TGCCTTCTTTGCTTTCACCTGGATCATGATCCATTCGGTGAAGGCCCACTTTGAAGAGCGCGACGTGCACGATCTCAGGCAGCTCAGCACCACCCTGGAGACGGTGCTCAACCACGCCGACTACCCGCAGGCGCGGCGACTGGAGATCGTGAGGAATATCATTGCGGGTTACGCCAACGTCTTTATCTGTCTGGACGACGGCCAGGGCAATATTCTGTTTCAGTCGCCCGACGGGCCGGATCTCAGCCATATGCTGAGTACGCCGGGGCTGGCGATGCAGCTGCGCGACGGGAATGTGATTTCATGGACTGACCCGCAGCCGCGGAAGATGGTTCATGATAATCATCCAATGGAGACCCGCGCCTGGCGGCTGATCATGCTGCCGCTGGGCAAGCAGGCGGACGGCAAACCGGCGTACCACCTGCTGATGGCCTTATCCATCGATTTTCACCTGCACTATATTAACGAGCTGAAAGCGAAGCTGATTTCCGCGGCGACGATAATCAGTTTGCTGATCATCGCCATCGTGCTGTTTGTGGTCTATCAGGGGCATAAGCCCATCCGCCAGATCAGTCGCCAGATCCAGAATATTACCTCGCGGGATCTCGACGTGCGCCTTGACCCGCAGGCCGTGCCTATCGAGCTGGAACGGCTGGCGCTGTCGTTTAACCATATGCTGGAGCGCATAGAGGATGTCTTTACCCGCCAGTCCAACTTCTCCGCCGATATCGCCCATGAAATCCGCACGCCGATTACTAACCTGGTGACGCAAACTGAAATCGCCTTAAGCCAGAGCCGCAGCCAGCAGGAGCTGGAAGAGGTGCTCTATTCCAATCTTGAAGAGTTCTCGCGGATGTCGCGGATGGTCAGCGATATGCTGTTCCTCGCCCAGGCGGATAATAACCAACTGATCCCTGAGCAACAGGCGCTGGATCTGGCTGATGAAGTGCATAAGGTGTTTGAGTTCTTTGAAGCGTGGGCGGAAGAGAAGGCGGTGGCGCTGCGCTTTGTCGGTAGCCACTGCCGGGTGACGGGCGATCCGCTGATGCTGCGGCGAGCGATCAGCAACCTGCTGTCGAATGCGATCCGCTACACGCCGGCCGGCCAGGCGGTGACCATCCAGTTGAGCGAAAGCGCCGAGACGATCCGTCTGGTGGTGGAGAACCCCGGCACGCCGATTGCCGCCGAGCATCTTCCCCGGCTGTTTGACCGTTTCTATCGCGTCGATCCCTCGCGTCAGCGCAAAGGCGAGGGCAGCGGTATCGGCCTGGCGATTGTGAAATCCATCGTCAGCGCCCACCACGGCAGCGTAGCGGTGCAGTCCGATCGGCGCTCTACGCGGTTTATTGTGGTGCTGCCGAAATAG